In Haliovirga abyssi, the sequence GTAGTTGGAAATCAAAATTATGTTAAAGAAAGAAATAAAAAACTTATTATAGAACTTTTAAGAACAAATGGTCCATTATCAAGAGCAGATATAAAGAAATTTATAAATTTAAGTGCACCATCAATTTCTACTAATGTTGAAAGATTGGTAGATGAGAATTTATTAATAAAAGCAGGAAAATCAAGCTCTATGGGTGGCAGAAAAGTAACTTTTTATGATGTTAATTATAATTATGGATATATAGTAGTTATAGATTTGTCATTAGATGAAATTTATATAGGAATATCTAATCTAAAAAGTGAAATGATTGATAAATTGAAAATAAGAGTTACATCTAAAAAATATGAAAATGTTTTAGGAGAATTAATTCAATCAATTGAAAATATGCTATTGAATAACAAAATATCGGAAGATGATATAGTGAATGTTAGTATATCAACTCCAGGAGTTTTAAAAGAAAATAATGAATTAGAATATGTAGATAAAAAAGAATGGTTTTATAAAAAACCACTTTTTAAAGATTTAGAAGAAAAATTTAATAAAAAAATCATAATAGAAAATGATGTAAATTTAGATGTTATAGCAGAATATGAAAAAGGATTGGGAAATTCATTTTCATATTTAACATATATAAAAATTGATAAAGGGTTAGGAGCAGGGATAATATTAAATAACAATCTTTTGAAAGGAAAATCTGGAGAAGTAGGAGAAATTGGATTTTCAATAATAAGAAATGGCAATGGAGAGTTAATTAGTTTAGAAGATGAATTGAATATAGAAAAGATATATTCTGATATAAAAAAAGATTTAGAAAATGGAGAAAATACAATTATTAGAGAATTAGTAAGTGGAAATAGTGACAAAATAAATTTGGATATTTTAGGAAAAGCGGCATCTTTAGGCGATGAGTATTCTAATAAAAAAATAAAATATTTAGCAGAAGAGCTAGGTATTTTCATATCAAATATAGTATCAATATTAGGTATAGAAGTCATAATAATTGGTGGATTAATAAAAGTATTAGGAAAAATATTTTTAGATGAAATCAGACTTTTTATAAAAAATTATATTCCTTTTGATACTTTGGTTACTTATTCAGGATTTGATGATGAGATAGGATTAATAGGGGCATCTGAAAATGGAATAAAACTGTTTTTTGAAGACTTTTTCAGAAGTAAAGTTTCTTAAAGCAATAGTTTGAAAAAAATGGGAAAATCATCTATTTTTTAAGCTGTCTCTAATAATATTTGCTATATAGGGAGGTTATATTTATGAAAAAAAGGGTGTTAATAATAATTAGTTTAATAAATTTAATTTTAATGGTAGGTTGTAATAATATAAATATTAATTCAGAGAAAAGTAATTTAAAAAAAATAGATCTTGCAAATATAAAAATAATAAAACCAAATTTAAAATCAGATGAAAATTTAAACAAAGATGTAATAAATTTTTATAAAGAATGGGAATCAAAGTATATAAAAAAAGTAAGAGGTGTATTTCCAGAACAAACATATTTAGATTATGGAGTAGAAGCGAGAGAAGATTCTGATGCTTTGCAAGATTGGTTTAAACCATTTAACGTAGTAGCAACTTCAGAGTCTCAAGGGTATGCAATGATTATTACGGCTTCTATGGCAAACATCGATAAAGATAATAAAGACAATTTCCAAAAAAAATTCAATGCACTTTATAGATTTTTTAGAGCTCATCCAAGTAAATACAATAGAGATTTAATGTGCCTGCAAGAGTTAGGTATTGGCTTAGAAAAAAATGGATCAATTGTAGAAGGAGAAGTTTTGGATATAGAAAATACAACTGACGGACCTTATTCATCAATAGAGGGAGATATGGATATAGCATATTCATTATTAATAGCTAATGAAATATGGGGAAGCGATGGAGAAATAGATTATAGATCAGAGGGATTGAAAGTAATAAAAGCTATAATGAACAGTGAAATAAACAGAAAGGAGCATATTCCATTAATGGGAGATTGGGTTTTAAAATATGCCAGCGGAAGAAATCCAGTAGATAAAAAAGAGGGGATAAAACATTTAACAATTGTAAAATCTTCAAATTTAATTCTAAATTATTTTGATACATTTTCAAAAGTAGATTTAGAAAATAGAGAAGAGTGGTTAAATGTCTTAAATAAATCAGAAAATATAATAAATTATAATACTACTAATTGGGGAAGTAAAACAGGATTAGTTGCTGATTATTTACAAAAAAATATTAGTGGGTATTATATCCCAGTAAAAGGAGCGGTTGTAGAAGGCGATGAAAATGAAGGAGATTATAATTGGAATGCTTGCCGTGATCCGTGGAGATTTTCAGTTGATACAATCTATAGTAATAATAGAACTGTATTATTAGGTTTAGTAAAATTAAACAGATGGATTAGGGAAAAAACAGGAAATATTCCAGAAGAAATTAGACCTGGATACTATATACGAGATGGAAAAGCAGGAGAAATTATTGGTGATCGATATGGATGGGGAGAAGATATATCATTTACAGCACCATTTTTAATTAGTGCTTGTATCGGTCAAGAAAACCAAAAATGGCTAAATGATCTGTGGTCTCATTTATTAGAGATTCCTATTGACGATGAAGTATATTTTGGGAATGTTTTAAAAATGCAAGCTTTAATAATTGCATCTGGAAATTGGATTAACATTCAATAAAAGCGTTTAATTTTTATAATTGGAGGGAATAAAGATGAGAAGAATAATGATAAAAAAATTACTATTTTTAGTAATATTAATTTCAGTAATAGGGTGTGCTAATACAAAAATAAAAACTATACAAAACACCTCTTCAAAAGATGTGAAAATAATAAAACCAAATTTAAAATCAGATAAAGCCTTAAAAAGAGATATAGTAACATTTTATAAAAGTTGGAAAGAACAATATCTAAAAATAGTTCCGAATAAAAATCCAGAACAAATATATTTAGATTATGGAGTAGAAGCAAGAAAAGATCCAGATGCTTTATCCGATTGGTTTGATCCAGCAAATGCTGTAACTACATCTGAATCTCAAGGGTATGCAATGATTATTACGGCTTCTATGGCAAACATTGATAAAAATAATATAAATAATTATAAAGAGCAATTCAATGCACTTTATAGATTTTTTAGAGCACATCCGAGTAGATTTAGTAACGACTTAATGTGTTGGCAAGAGGTTGGGATTGGGCTAGAAAAAAAAGGAGATACAGTAACTGGAGAAGTAACAGATGTAAAAAATATAGAAGAAGGAGCAGACTCTGCAATAGATGGAGATATGGATATAGCTTACTCTTTATTAATAGCAGATAAAATATGGGGAAGTAATGGAGAGATCAATTATAAAGAAGAAGCATTAAAAGTGATAAAGGCTATAATGAAAAATGAAGTGAATAAAAAGGAACACATTCTTTTGCTAGGAGATTGGGTCTTAAATTCTATTAAAAATGGAGAAATCAAAGAAAATAAGAAATATTTAACAATAACAAGATCTTCTGATTTTATTCTAGATCATTTAAGAGCGTTTTCTAATATAGACAAAGAAAATAGTAAAGAATGGACAAATATTTTAGAAAAAACAGAAGCTATAATAAATTATAATGTAAATAAATGGAGTAAAAACACAGGATTAGTAGCTGATTTTCTACAAAAAGATGAAAATGGGAATTATACTCCAGCTATTGGAAATGTTTTAGAAGGAGATAATGATGGAGATTATAATTGGAATGCTTGTCGTGATCCGTGGAGATTTTCAGTAGATGTAATCTATAACAAATCACAAAAGATAACTTCATCCATAAAAATATTAAATAATTGGGTCAAAAAAAATAGTATGGAAGATCCAGAAAAAATATATCCAGGTTATTACATAAGAAATGGCGAGGTAGGAAAAGTAATTGATGACAGAAATACTTGGGGCGAAGATTTATCGTTCACTGCACCATTTTTAGTAAGTGGATGCGTAGGAGAAAATAACCAAGAGTGGATAAATAAATTATGGGAAAATATTATAGATACAAAAATTGGAGATTCAGAATATTTTGGAAATGCTATAAAAATGCAAGCTTTAATAATTGCTTCAGGCAATTTGGTAAATGTTATAGGAGAATAAAATTAATAGACCCATAAAAAGATATTTTTTTATGGGTCTATTAATATATGAATTTTATTAATGTTATGTCTTCATCAGGAAAAGAAAAACAGCTAAAAATATAATTTAAGCTGTTTTTCTTTTTATTATTTTTTTAATTTATTCATAATTCCATAAAGATATATATCTGTAATATAATCTGAATAATTCTCATAAAATTCATCATTAAAATCTGTATTAGTTACTACTTCAAGCATAGGTTTAAACATAAAATGTGAAAAATATATTCCCGTAAATGCAGGAATAGCAATTTCTAAATTTAATTTTTCATTTTTTATAGTACTTAGATTTTCAAAAAGTGTACCATAAAGAAGTTTCATAATTTTCATAACTTTTTCTTTTTTAATCTCTTTAATATCATCATGTTCATATGGAAATTCAAAAATAGATATTTTAAACATATCTTCATTTCCCTTAATTAATTTTATTGTAGCTCTTCCAGCTTTTCTTATCCTTGTTTCAAAATTATCATTTTTATCTATTGCAGCAGATATTTCTGTATATAATTTGTCATAAAATATAGTTATAATCTCTTTTAATATTCCAACTTTAGAGTTATAATAATAATTTACCATTGATATATTTATACCAGCTTCCTTTACAAGTTCTCGAACTCCTGTAGCTGAAAACCCCTTTTTAGCAAAAAGTTTTATAGATACTTGTAATAACTTTTCTTTTGCAGACAACTCTTTTTCCATTATTTCTACCTCCAAGTATTTTTTATAAATTTAAATATATTATAACACTATACATATATATTTTACAAATATTATATCATAATTTTTATAGCTTGACAAACGTTCGTTTAAATGATAAAATTTTATTAAATATTTATATTTAACCAGTGTGGAGTTAAATATGAATTACAAAAAAAAGGAGGAGTTTTATGAAAGAAAAAAAAATTTACATTGGAACAGATTCTGTAATGAATTCAATGCTTAGTTCTATACAGGAGGGGATAATAAAACATCAAAGTAATTTTTTTAAAGTTCAAAAATTTACAGAGGATTTAGTACATAATAGAACTTATGTCAATTGTATGTTTCCATCATTTCCTGGAAGAGCTTGGGATAGATTTTTTGAAGGAACATATAGGGTATCTAAAGGAGAGAATGTTCCTTTATGGATGGATATTGTTGTAACTGGAAGATGTCATTGTAATTGTTGGCATTGCTTTAGATCAAGTTATAAAGATAATGGGGATCTTGAAATTGAAGTTATTAAAAGAACAATTGATGAAGCGTATGAAGCAGGAACAACAGTTATTGGAATTACTGGTGGCGAGCCAATGCTTAGAGATGATATACTAGATATATTAAAATTAATTCCTGATGGAATGGAGGGATTATTTTATACAACTGGTTATAAAATAGATAATAGTTTTGCAAAAAAATTATCAAAAACAAATGTTACGAGATGTTTAATAAGTTTAGATCATTATGATGAAAAGATTGTAAATACAATGAGAGGATATCCAAAAGCATATGAAATGACAATGACAGCTATAAAAGCATTAAAAGAAGCAAATATCTATACAGGAGTAACTTTATGTGTGACAGATGATTTATGTGATCGTGAAGTATTTTATAAATATATAAATTTTGTAAGAGAACTTGGTGCTGATGAAATAAGAGTAATATTACCAATTCCACAAGGAAATCTTGAAGGTAAAAATTATAAAAGGCTTTATATTAATGCAATGAAATGGACTCGAGAAATTCATGAAAAATCATTAAAAAATCCAAATTACCCAAATATTCTACTTTTTTCTCAATTGGAAAGTCATAATTTTATAGGATGTGGAGCAGGTTATACTTATGTAACTATAAATAATGATGGAGCATTGACTCCATGTGTATGTGTTCCTTTAACGTTTGGAAATGTTAAAGAAGATGGATTTATAAGTGCCTATTCTAAAATTAATTCTTTATTTAAAGGGACAGGAAAAACTTGTTATGGTAAACGTGTAAGTAAAGCAATGAAAGAGGAGATAAAGGATGGAATGTTGGCGCCTTACAATGAAGAAGTTTCAAAAAAAATAGCGAATAAATGTATTGTTAATGATGGAATTGCTAAATTTTATGATAATTTAAAAAATTATGAAGTAAAAGAAAATGATGCTTAAAAATGTTGAAAAAATAGGAGGAGATTACAGTGAATGGTACAAAAATATCAGGAATAGGAACATATATTCATTCTGTTGTTTCAAATAATGATTATATAAATATATTTGGTAAAAAAGCAAGATTTATAGATAAAAAAATTCCTCACAAAACAAGGTATAGTGCAATAAATATTTTAGATGGAAGCGTTGAAATAAGAAATAGTGAAATGGCATATCACGCCTCTATTGAAGCGATGGAAATGGCTAAAGTTAAAAATGATGAAATAGATATGATTATATATTCTACATCTACTCCAGACTATATCCTTCCACCTAATTATGTAATATTACAAGAAAAATTAGGTATAAAAAAATGTATGGGAATAGATATTCGTTCAGGATGCTCTGGATTTGGTAATGCAATTATTACTGCAAAACAATATATTGCTACAGGCATGGCAAAAAAAATTTTAGTTGTTGGAGCAGATCTAACATCTTCAAGATTATCCTTTTTATTTAAAAATCTAAAAGAATTTCCATTAAAAGCTTTATATAATTTAATGCTATTTGGAGATGCCGCTGGAGCCGTTGTTGTTGAAAAATCAGAAATAGATAATTTTTTTGGAACAATAATGGGCTCTTCACGCCCAAATTCACCATTTGGTTCTTTAATTGAGGTAGGTGGGTCAGTAAATCCTTATCCGAATGGTAATTTTAAGAATGAGGATATCCCAATACATCAAAATGCTTTAGCAACGGAACAATTAATTCCAGGGGTTATGATTGAAGCAGTAGAAGAATTTTTGGGAAAATCAAATAGTAAAATTGAAGATTTTAATTACTACATACTCCCAATAGATTCTCCAAGAATGGCATCAAAAGTAATAGAATATTTTAATCTTGATAGTGATAAAATAATTAGTGTCGGAGCAGAAGGAGGAAGTCTTGTTAATGCAGCAGTGCCACTTGCTTTAAAAAAAGCATATGATTTGGGGAAATTAAAAAAAGGTAATAAAATAATGATATATGCTGCTGAAAATACTAGGTGGCAATATGCTGTAATGGGATATAATTGCAATTTTTAAAGGAGTAAAATAAAGTTTATTTATAATAAAATATAGTAAAAATTTAAAAATATATAACATATGATGGGTGGTAAAAAAAATTGCTAAAATTTGAGATGACGGATAATTTTTAATTGCTTTATAAAATTTCAAATAAAAAACAAATTGTTATGTAAGTAGTTAAATATGATAAAATTATATGGAAATTCATTTGGTAAAGAAGAGACTTATTATTATTTAGCAACGATGTATGAAGAAGAAATAATTATTAATGATATTCGAATAAGAATTAAACCTATGAAAATTTATAGCGTAGATATTTCTTCTAAAAAAGAAATCGAAATTAATATTTTGAATAATAAGAGCCAACTATTTATGTTCGAAATAAATAAAAAATAATAAAGGAGATGTTATAGTGAAAAATAATATAATTTTAGGGCATTTAATGACATTGATGACAATATTTATTTGGGGTGTAACGTTTGTTTCAACAAAAGTTTTATTGGTTCATTTAACGCCAATAGAAATATTATTCTACAGATTTTTAGTTGCATATATTTTATTATTAGTGATTTATCCTAAAATAAAAAAGGTGAATTCGGCAAAGGAAGAAATATTATTTTTTTTCTTGGGTTTTTTTGGTATATTTATGTACTTTTTACTTGAAAATATTGCGTTAAAGTACACATTGGCATCTAATGTAGGATTATTTATGTCAACAATACCCATAATTACATCTTTAATAGTTGTATTTGGGACAAAAGATGAAAAATTCAGGAAAGAATTGATATATGGTTTTCTTATTGCTATAATAGGGGTATTTTTAATAATATTTAATGGAAAATTTATTTTAAAGCTGAATCCTATAGGTGATATTTTAGCATTAATTGCCGCTCTTTCCTTCTCCATTTACTCAAATTTATTGAAAAAGATAAATAATAAATACAACTATTTATTTATAACTAGAAAAATATTTTTTTATGGGATTATATGTATGATACCGATTATATTCTTAAAACATGAACAATTTTCACCGAATAAGCTTTTAATTCCAGAGGTATTTTGGAATATTGTATTTTTGGGGGTAGCGGCATCGACTCTTTGTTTTGTTATGTGGAATAAAGCTGTTAGTATTATAGGGGCAATCAAAGCAAGTAATTATATATATCTTGTTCCAATAATTACCATAGGGACATCAGTTCTTATTATAAATGAAACAATAACAATATTTATAATTTTAGGTGGAATATTGACTTTAAGCGGAGTATATATTTCTGAAAAGGGATTTAAAATTATTAAGATAAAAAAATAGTTTCTTCGCACGACAATGTGCAGAAGCCATCATTTCGAGAAACGTTGCGCTGACTCTTATGAGGTGGTACTGAACCGTTAGACTGGTATCATCTAACAGATTTAGCTAAAATAAATATAGCAATATATTCAGAAAAAGTATTAAAAGAAGGAAGAGTGTAATACATTTTATATTTGAAAGCATATTTTCTTACATACAAAAGGAAATATGCTTTTATCACATAAAAAAACTTGACAAACGTTCGTTTGATTTTGTATAATTGTTTCAGAGAAACTATTTTTAAATAATTCTAAAAAATCAGAGGAGGTCGAAATATGTTGAAAAAAATTATGTTTTGTTTTTTATTTTGTATTACTTTATCAAATTATATTTTTGCAGAGGATAGTTTATTTGATTCTGCAATGGAAATGTCTGATAATTCAGGAGGCAAAAAGTTATCCTATACTATAAATGGTAATTTAAAATCTGCAATTTATAGTAATGATTCATTAGATGATTTTTCAAATTCATATTCACAATTGTCATTAAAGTTTAATATGAAAAAAGGAGAGTTTGGAGATGGATATGCAAACATAATTATAGACAATAAAAGTATTATATTAAGAGAGGCTTATTTAAATTATTATTTTAAAAATTTAGATTTTAGAATTGGGAAACAGATTATATCTTGGGGAAGATCAGACGGGATAAATCCTACAGATAATATTACTCCTAAAGATTTAAATATACTATCTTCTGAATCTGATGATCAAAAATTAGCTAATTTTATGTTGAAATCAAAAATTTCATTAAATAATATTAGAATTATAGGATTATTTATTCCTAAATATAGTTCGTCACCAAATTTAAAAACAGGAGAAGATATTTTAGAAGGGGATTATAAAAATTATGAAACAAAGGCATTGAAAGTTAATTTTGAATTTCCAGTAGTAGATACATCGATATCTTATGTTAATGGATATTCATTAAACAGAGGGATAGCAGTGGATAGTTCTAAAACTACTCCAACACCAATTTTAATTCCATATAAAGAAGAGGTTTATGGAGCTGATTTTTCTACAACGATAAAATCATATAGAATATCTGGAGAATGTGCATATAAAAATTATTTAGAAAATGAGAAATATTATATCCCATATTCAGAATTGGAGTATACATTAAGTGTAGATAAAACTTTTTTAAAAAGCATTTCTACGATATTTCAATATTATGAAAAATATATAGATGAGTACAAGGATCTTAAAATAACTCCGTATTATGATGTTGAAATGAGAAATAGATTAATTTCTAAACAGACGGCAAAGATTCAAAACTCTTTATTATATAAAATAGATTGGAGTTTAATGTATGAACAATTACATATAGAAAACGTCGGTAGTTATAATTTAACAACAAAAGAGAGTATCTTTAAAACAAAAATTTCATATAATATTACAGATGATTTTATTGCAATATTAGGGAATGATAGTTATTTTGGAGATAAAGGGACTTTAATAGATTTGATAAAAGATGATCTAAATAGAAATTATTTAGAATTAAAAATATCATTTTAAAATTTAAAAGGAGTGATGAAAATGTTTGAAAAATTAGCACAAATAGCATTGAAATTTAGGGTAATTGTAATTTTAGTTTTTGTTGGAATAACAATATTTTTTGCTATTCAAATTCCAAAAGCAAAAATTGATACTGATTTAAAAAGTGAATTGCCAAGCAATATGCCATCAAGGATAAGAATGGACCAAATTGAAAAAATGTTTAAAGGAACAGAATTTGTAATGATAACATTTACAGCAAAAGATTCTATATTTAATAAAAATACATTAAAAAGGGTAATAAAAATATCTAAAAATCTTGAAAAAGTTGTTCAAGTAGAAAAAGTTACAAGTTTATATACATATAAAGATTTAAAGGCGGAGGATGGAAGTTTAATTGTTGAACCATTATTAAAAAAAGTTCCGAGAGGTAATAATGGAATGTTAAAATTAAAGGATAGAATAAAAAACAATGATATGATTTATAAAAATATAGTTTCAAGCGATTTTAAATCAACAGCAATAATAGCAATATTAAAACCAAATTCAGATGATGAAAAGATATTAAGTAGTATAGATAAAATATTAAAAAAATATCCAGGTAATGAAAAAATAGAGATTGGAGGAGTTCCAGTTTCACGAGCAGTAACATCAGAGTATATGAAAACCGATATGAGAAAGTTTCTTCCAGCAGGACTTTTGATAATGCTTATATTTTTATTTTTCTGTTTTAGATCTATTAGTGGAGTTTTGCTTCCATTTATTATTGTTGTTATGTCAATAATTGTTTCAGTTGGAATAATACCTATTTTAGGTTGGAAAATACAATTTGTAACAATAATTTTACCAGTTATATTAATTGCAGTTGCAAATGATTATGGAATTCATGTAATTGCAAAATATCAGGAAAATTTAATAGAGTATCCTAAAAAAGATCAAAATAGTTTGATTAAAAATATAGTTGAAAGTTTAGGAGGTCCAGTTATAGCCACAGGAATTACAACTATTGCAGGGTTGATGTCTCTTATGACTCATATAATTATTCCAGCAAAACAATTAGGAATACTTGCTTCTGTTGGTGTTGGATTTTCACTTTTAGCAAGTATAACCTTTTTGCCAGCAGTATTATCATTTTTACCAAAACCAGAATTAAAAACTAAAGATAGAAAAAAGCATTTTCTTGATAAAATTTTAGAAAATTTAAGTAAATTTATTAAGAATAATTTTGTTTCAATATTAATTGGAGCAATTGCTATAACACTTATAATAGGTGTGGGAATTGCAAAACTTGTAGTAGATACAAATCCAGTAAATTATTTTAGTAAAGATACACCAATAGTAAAAGCATATAAATTAATAAATAAAGAATTTGGCGGTTCTACTAATTTATCGATAGTGGCTGAAGGAGATATCAAAGATCCTGTTATAATGAAAAAAATAGATGATTTAGAAAATATGCTATCAAAAAGAAAATCAATAGGACAAGTAATGTCTATTTCAAAAGTTATAAAACAGATGAATAAAGTTTTGCATAATGGAGATGAGAATTTTTATAAAATTCCAAATAGCAGAGATACAATTGCACAATATTTTTTATTATATAGTATGAGTGGCGATAGTGAAGATTTAGAAAAACTTGTGGATTTTGATTATAAACATGCGCTTATAAATGCGAGAATATCAACTACAAGTGTAAATACATTTAAAAAAGAGCTAAAATATATAAAAGCCTATATTGCAAAAGATCCAAATACTCCATTTAAAATAATGGGAGGATATGCTGATATTATTTCTGAGCTTATGGATGCAATAGTAAGTGGGCAAGTAATTAGTATCTTATTATCACTTCTTCTTGTAGCGGTAATAGTTGGAGTTCTTTTTAAATCTTTTTATGCAGCACTATTTTCAGTATTACCATTGTCTTTTGCAATAACAATCCTGTTTGGGTTAATGGGATACTTTAATATAGAATTAAATATTATAACAGCGATGCTTACATCAATAATGATAGGAGTTGGAATAGATTATACAATCCATTTTTTATGGCGTTATAGAAATGAAAGATTTAATGGGAAAAATTCAGAAGATGCATTATATAAAACGATTACAACTACAGGAAGAGGAATTGTATTTAATGCTTTATCTGTAATTGTAGGATTTGTAGTTTTAATGTTGTCAAAATTTTTACCAGTACAATTTTTTGGATTTCTTGTAGTTGTATCAATAAGTACTTGTCTTTTAGTTGCAATGGTACTTTTGCCTGCAATATGTATTTTATTCAAACCTAAATTTTTGGAACCTAGTATTGATGAAGAAAAATTAGATATTACAATCCCTTCAAAAGAGGCTTTTGAAAATATATAATAATAAGAAGAACTAGATATTTAATTTTATATCTAGTTCTAAAAAGTATCTTTAAAACTAAATATAGGTAGTTGCAAAATATCCTTGAAAAATATAGTCAAAAGAGGATTGTTAAAGAAACTTCCTTAACGTGGGGTTTGTGGGGCAACGCCCCAAAAACACTATCCTCCCTACACGCCGAAGGTGTGGAGGGTTTATAAAATTGTCTATACAGCTTAAAAGCAATAAAATCAAGGGGTGCAGAGTTCTGCAACTGACTATTAAAACTAAATATAAAAGGAGCGATAAAAATGATGAAAATAAAGAAAAGCATACTAATTTTATTTTTTATAGTTATAAATTTAACAATGTTAGCAGAAACACCAATTGAAATTATTAACAAATCAAGGGATGTTATAAAGTTAAATGGAGTTGAGATGATAATCTCTTTAATCACAAAAGATAGAAATAATAATGTAAGAAAACAAAAAATAGCATCTATTTCTAAATTATATTCTGATAATACAGAAAAAAAAATAATGAGATTTTTATATCCTACAGATGTAAAGGGAACAGGCTTTTTATCTTATGATTATGAGAAAAAAGATGATTTAATGTGGCTATATCTTCCTTCGCTTAGAAAGTCAAGAAAAATAGCTGCATCTGAACGTTCAAAAAGTTTTATGGGGTCAGAGTTTTCATATTCAGATATAACTTCTTTTAAAATAGAGGATTTTAAATATTCAATTTTAGGGGAAGAAAATATAAATGGAGAAAAATGTTGGAAATTAGAGCAAAAATCAAAAAATGATGACATAGCTGATGACTATGGTTTTTTTAAGAAAATAGTATATATCTCTAAGAGAAATTATATGGTAATGAAAACTGAATCTTATGACGAAGATGATGAGCTATGTAAAGTAATGGAAGCATTAGGTATAAAAAAAATAGATGTTAAAAGGAATCGTTATAGAGCTACACATTTAATAATTAAAAATTTAGATAATGGTCGTAGTTCAGAAATGATAATTGAAAAGATAAAGTTAAGAGAAAATATAAAGGATAGTTATTTTACAACAAGATTTTTAGAAAGAAATTAAATCAGCTTAACTACTTTTTTTAAATTCTTGACATA encodes:
- a CDS encoding TetR/AcrR family transcriptional regulator, whose product is MEKELSAKEKLLQVSIKLFAKKGFSATGVRELVKEAGINISMVNYYYNSKVGILKEIITIFYDKLYTEISAAIDKNDNFETRIRKAGRATIKLIKGNEDMFKISIFEFPYEHDDIKEIKKEKVMKIMKLLYGTLFENLSTIKNEKLNLEIAIPAFTGIYFSHFMFKPMLEVVTNTDFNDEFYENYSDYITDIYLYGIMNKLKK
- a CDS encoding glycosyl hydrolase family 8, producing MRRIMIKKLLFLVILISVIGCANTKIKTIQNTSSKDVKIIKPNLKSDKALKRDIVTFYKSWKEQYLKIVPNKNPEQIYLDYGVEARKDPDALSDWFDPANAVTTSESQGYAMIITASMANIDKNNINNYKEQFNALYRFFRAHPSRFSNDLMCWQEVGIGLEKKGDTVTGEVTDVKNIEEGADSAIDGDMDIAYSLLIADKIWGSNGEINYKEEALKVIKAIMKNEVNKKEHILLLGDWVLNSIKNGEIKENKKYLTITRSSDFILDHLRAFSNIDKENSKEWTNILEKTEAIINYNVNKWSKNTGLVADFLQKDENGNYTPAIGNVLEGDNDGDYNWNACRDPWRFSVDVIYNKSQKITSSIKILNNWVKKNSMEDPEKIYPGYYIRNGEVGKVIDDRNTWGEDLSFTAPFLVSGCVGENNQEWINKLWENIIDTKIGDSEYFGNAIKMQALIIASGNLVNVIGE
- a CDS encoding ROK family transcriptional regulator produces the protein MRVVGNQNYVKERNKKLIIELLRTNGPLSRADIKKFINLSAPSISTNVERLVDENLLIKAGKSSSMGGRKVTFYDVNYNYGYIVVIDLSLDEIYIGISNLKSEMIDKLKIRVTSKKYENVLGELIQSIENMLLNNKISEDDIVNVSISTPGVLKENNELEYVDKKEWFYKKPLFKDLEEKFNKKIIIENDVNLDVIAEYEKGLGNSFSYLTYIKIDKGLGAGIILNNNLLKGKSGEVGEIGFSIIRNGNGELISLEDELNIEKIYSDIKKDLENGENTIIRELVSGNSDKINLDILGKAASLGDEYSNKKIKYLAEELGIFISNIVSILGIEVIIIGGLIKVLGKIFLDEIRLFIKNYIPFDTLVTYSGFDDEIGLIGASENGIKLFFEDFFRSKVS
- a CDS encoding glycosyl hydrolase family 8, whose translation is MKKRVLIIISLINLILMVGCNNININSEKSNLKKIDLANIKIIKPNLKSDENLNKDVINFYKEWESKYIKKVRGVFPEQTYLDYGVEAREDSDALQDWFKPFNVVATSESQGYAMIITASMANIDKDNKDNFQKKFNALYRFFRAHPSKYNRDLMCLQELGIGLEKNGSIVEGEVLDIENTTDGPYSSIEGDMDIAYSLLIANEIWGSDGEIDYRSEGLKVIKAIMNSEINRKEHIPLMGDWVLKYASGRNPVDKKEGIKHLTIVKSSNLILNYFDTFSKVDLENREEWLNVLNKSENIINYNTTNWGSKTGLVADYLQKNISGYYIPVKGAVVEGDENEGDYNWNACRDPWRFSVDTIYSNNRTVLLGLVKLNRWIREKTGNIPEEIRPGYYIRDGKAGEIIGDRYGWGEDISFTAPFLISACIGQENQKWLNDLWSHLLEIPIDDEVYFGNVLKMQALIIASGNWINIQ
- a CDS encoding radical SAM/SPASM domain-containing protein, with product MKEKKIYIGTDSVMNSMLSSIQEGIIKHQSNFFKVQKFTEDLVHNRTYVNCMFPSFPGRAWDRFFEGTYRVSKGENVPLWMDIVVTGRCHCNCWHCFRSSYKDNGDLEIEVIKRTIDEAYEAGTTVIGITGGEPMLRDDILDILKLIPDGMEGLFYTTGYKIDNSFAKKLSKTNVTRCLISLDHYDEKIVNTMRGYPKAYEMTMTAIKALKEANIYTGVTLCVTDDLCDREVFYKYINFVRELGADEIRVILPIPQGNLEGKNYKRLYINAMKWTREIHEKSLKNPNYPNILLFSQLESHNFIGCGAGYTYVTINNDGALTPCVCVPLTFGNVKEDGFISAYSKINSLFKGTGKTCYGKRVSKAMKEEIKDGMLAPYNEEVSKKIANKCIVNDGIAKFYDNLKNYEVKENDA